CCTCAATTGGTGACGCTTTCAGTCGCTAATTTACTGGGCGAAGCAATTTGGCGGATTCACGAAGATAGTTCTCTAAGTAGTCTATTCCGTTAATCAACAAATAACTATCATCCTTAAGGATGAAATATCAATTGTGAAGGATGAAATTTTTCGTTCTTCATTTTTTGTATGCAGCTAAAACTTCTAATTCAGAAACTACTCTTGCTAATTCTTCAACTAAGGGCGTAATTTGATGTTGCCCGAAAGCATCTGCTAGGGCGCGATAATACCAAAGTGTGCCTTCTTTTCCACCTTGAAACCGTTCCCAAACTGCATCACCGATAATCCGATAATCTTTGAGAATTGACCGCACATTATGAAGTTTATCAGATGCAGAAACTAGCAATACTGAGGGGGAAGCGGTGGAAATATGGGCAATATAAGCCTCTTTTCGGGGTTTCCAAGGGGGTTTAGGTGTGGTGTCTGCGTCTGTGCAACCATCAACTATGGCGGTAACATTATCCCCAAACCGCCGGCGAATTTCTTCTCTGGTGGCTGCTCCGCCTTGGTCTTCTATGGCATCATGTAGTAAAGCTGCGATCGCTTCGTCTTCGTTTGCACCATATTCTAAGGCTATGCTGGCTACTCCTAGTAAATGGGTAATGTAGGGAATATCGCCAGCTTTGCGTTTTTGGGTGGCGTGGAGTTCATGGGCGTAGGTAAGAGCTTGGGTAAAGCGTTCTGATAGCATTTTTCGTTAAACAGTTATTTTGACATTATTGGCAGCATTAATAATGTTATTATCTTCTTGGTCAATCATAGTGATAGTTAATTTTAATCCCAAAGCATTGAGCCAATTTGCTAAGTTATAAATTGCTTCATTTCCTGGTTGGGATAGTATTTGATCTAATTGTTCTCGATGTAGTTTAGCTTGTTCTGGAGTAAGATTTTGTTCAGCTAAGGCTTCTGCTACATGACTTAATGCTAGTTTAATTAATCTAGAATCTGGTTCTTCTCCATCGTCTTCTAAGTGCGTTTCTAGATATGTAGCAGCATAAGCTGGATCTTTTAAATGTGAAATTAGAAAGTCATGGTATGGTAAACTTTTAACCATTGTTTTAACTCCTATAGTTTTGCCAATATTCTATAGCTTGGTGAATATCTTGATCTTGGGTGCTTTTATCTCCACCACATAGCAGAAGCACAATTGTTGTCCCAATTTGTCCAAAATAAATCCGATAACCAGATCCATAATCAATTTTAAGTTCAAAAACCCCTTCTCGAAGTGCGCGATAATCACCTAAATTTCCTAAATTAACTCTGTTGAGTCTTTTATTAATTTTTATTTGAGCTTTAATATCTCGGAGATTATCAAACCAGTCATCAAAAGGAATTTTACCGTCTGGTTTAATATATCGTTGAATTTCTCGTGGTTGGGCTTCCATGATCTAAATTGTAACTTATTCTTGTTTATTAATCCATTACCGGAGCTTACCATAGGTATTGATCTCTAGTTTGGTGTTGAGGTTGACAAGAGACAAAGCATATTTGCGTAGCATCCCGTAGGGATAGAACACGAAGGAAGAGAAAGGTGATAGTTTTGAACTAAAATTAGGATTTTACAGTTTGACAAGCTTTATCCATCATTTCTTTTGCTAATGGATGATAACCGTTGTTATTTAAAAATGCTAAGATTGACTCTTTTACTTGATAACTAATTGCTTCATTCGTTGTCACTAATCTAGCAAAGTGTTCACAGTTCCAACCTAATAAACCATAATTCCAAGTTTTGAATAATTCATAAGCAATTAAACATCTATCAAGAACTTCTTTTCTAGGTAATAACTTTATATCTCTTGCTCTTTTAGCTTTTCTGGGAATAGGAAATACAGTAAATCCATTTCCACCAAAATTAAAGGCGTGGGTATCAGAAATAGTTATGTGATAATGCAATGTAGGATCTTTACGATGATCTTTATGATGAATGAGATATCCTGCATTGGAACTATTATAGTCAACATGAATTTGAAATTTACGGACTATATTATCTATTGGTGGAGAATTAACTATTTGAAAAGGTGAAAAACTAATATTTGCAGTTTGAATAATTGGAATATTTAAAAGAGATAACCAATCATTAATTGACTGTGGACGATTTTCCGGCTTTATTTCCATTCCTTTAATTATTGTCTGATTCACCCTATCACTAATACTAGAATTTATCTTTTTCGCTTCTTCCAATTCTGTACCAATAGCTCTCATTGGTGCTATAGTTGGTAATTCTCCAGTTAACAAAGAATACAAAGTTGCAGCTAAAGCATAAACATCTGTAAATGCTCCCCTTCTTGCTCTTTTATCATATTGTTCAATTGGTGCAAAACCATCAGATAATATTTTCGTATGGGTTATGGTTCGATTCGGTGTAAACTCTCGCGCAATCCCAAAATCAATTAACACGGCTTCTGATTTACCAGCACGCAACATGATATTTTGTGGTTTAATATCTCGATGTAATAAGCCGTTATTATGAACTAGAGTTAATACTGATCCAATTTGCTGAATATATCGTAATGCTTCAGTTTCGGATAAAACACCTTGATTTTCTACAAAACTTCCTAAATCTTCCCCCTCAATATATTCCATCACCATACACCAAAGATCATTTTCATGAATGACTTCGTAAATTTGCACAATATGGGGATGACTACATTTAGCTAATTTAATCGCTTCGTTGAGAAAATCTTGTTGAAATTTAGCAAAATCAGCACGTTTTTGGATTGCATTATTTAAAGTTTTGATAACCACAAAATTTCCCTGATTATCTCTAGCGCGATAAGTTATACCAAAACCACCTTCACCTAATTCTTTTTCTATGGTATATTTACCATTTTGTAATTCCTGTCCTGATAACCAAGCCATAACCTGTAAATTTATAGATTTATAAGTTCATTTTGGCACAATTTTAGTTGTAAGTGCTAATTTCAGGTTATTATCTGCCTAAAATAGTAGAAGACACCTGACTACAAACTAAAAACCTATGCCACAAACAATTCTCAAGGAAATTCTCAGTCAGCTTGATAGTCTAGAACAAGATGAACTACAGCAACTTAATCAAGCTATCCAAATATGTCTAACTGATAAAGCACAAGTTAATCAAATCACAAAATTTCATCAAGCACTGTTAAGTTCTGGTTTGGTGAAACAAATTAAACAACCTGCTGACAGTAAACAACATGAAAGAAAACTTATTCAGGCAGAAGGAAAACCTGTTTCTCAAACTATTATTGAGGAACGTCGCTAAATGTCTGTTTATTTTTTAGATAGCAGTGCCTTAGTTAAACGCTACGTTGCGGAAATAGGTTCAGGTTGGGTTGTTGGCTTGTGCAATCCTACGTTAAAAAATGATGTATTTATTGCTGCTATTACTGCTGTAGAGATTACTGCGGCAATTAGTAGGCGATCGCGGGCTGGAACTATTAATATTCAAGATGCTACAATAGTATACCATCAGTTAAAAAATGATATCGAATCTGAATATCAAGTGATCGAAATTACAGAAAGTATCATTAATTCAGGAATGAAATTAGCTGAAAAATATTGTTTACGCGGCTACGATGCAGTTCAATTAGCTGCTGCTGAGTCTATAAATACCCTTTGCATCGCAAATGGTTTACCTCAATTAACTTTTGTATCTGCTGATAAAGAATTGAATATAGCTGCTGTTAGTGCAGGTTTGCTTGTCGAAAATCCTAACAACCACTCTTCAACCTAAATCATGCTTTTGATATTTATTATCAAAATAACAATATTTGTGACAATTAAGGTACAATTATTAAAGGTTCGTTACAGAAATGGCAAATCATCTCCACTTCTGTTAAAACAGCCGAAAATTAGCTTTTTAATCTAAAAACCCTAAAGTTTACCCAAACCCTCTATGACGCTCCCAATTCGTAACGTCGCCATTATCGCCCACGTTGACCATGGTAAAACCACCTTGGTTGATGCTCTCCTCAAACAGTCCGGCATTTTCCGCGAAGGCGAAGACGTTCCGGATTGTGTCATGGACTCCAACGATTTGGAGCGGGAACGAGGCATTACAATTCTCTCTAAAAATACAGCGGTTCGCTACAAAGACACCCTGATTAATATTGTTGATACCCCTGGACACGCTGACTTCGGTGGTGAAGTAGAACGGGTTCTCGGCATGGTGGACGGTTGTATTCTGATTGTTGATGCCAACGAAGGCCCAATGCCCCAAACCCGCTTTGTACTTAAAAAGGCTTTGGAAAAAGGTCTCCGTCCTATTGTCGTTATTAACAAAATTGACCGTGGACAAGTTGACCCCCACATTGCTGTTGATAAGGTCTTGGATCTGTTCTTAGAATTAGGTGCAGATGAAGACCAGTGCGACTTTAAGTATCTGTTTGCTTCCGGTATGGCTGGTTTCGCTAAAGAAACCTTAGAAGAAGAAGGGGTAGATATGCAGCCCCTATTTAATGCAATTCTGCGCCACGTACCTGCACCAGTGGGAGATCCTAACAAACCTCTGCAATTGCAAGTTACCACCCTAGATTATTCTGAATATTTAGGACGGATTGTTATTGGTAAAATCCACAATGGGACGATCCGGGCTGGACAACAAGCCGCTTTGGTAGTAGAAGATGGCACTATTGTCAAGGGCAAAATCACCAAATTGATGGGATTTGATGGTTTGAGACGGGTAGACATGGAAGAAGCTACCGCAGGTTATATTGTGGCTGTGGCTGGTTTTGCTGATGCTTACATTGGTGAAACAATTACAGATCCTAATAACCCCATGGCTTTACCTTTAATTAAGGTAGATGAACCAACTTTACAAATGACTTTCTGGGTGAATGATTCACCTTTTGCTGGTCAAGAAGGTAAATTGGTAACATCTCGTCAAATCCGCGATCGCTTGTACCGCGAATTAGAAACAAACGTGGCTTTGCGCGTTGAAGACACCGACTCTCCTGATAAATTCCTGGTTTCCGGTCGTGGGGAATTACACTTAGGGATATTAATCGAAACCATGCGACGTGAAGGTTTTGAGTTCCAAGTATCTCAACCTCAAGTAATTTACCGCACAGTTGGTGGTCAAAATTGCGAACCTTTTGAACTTCTAGCGTTAGACGTTCCCGCCGATGCAGTTGGTAGCTGTATTGAACGTTTGGGACAACGGAAAGCGGAAATGCAAGATATGCAGCCTGGTAGTGGCGATCGCACTCAATTAGAGTTTATCGTTGCAGCTCGTGGTTTAATTGGTTTCCGGGGTGAATTCATGCGGATGACTCGCGGTGAAGGCATTATGAACCACAGTTTCCTTGATTATCGTCCTCTTTGTGGTGATATTGAAGCCCGCAACAAAGGCGTTCTCATCTCCTTTGAAGAAGGTGTTTCTACCTCCTACGCGATGAAAAACTGTGAAGATAGAGGCGCATTCTTTATCAGTGAAGGAACTAAGGTTTACAAAGGTATGATTATTGGTGAACATAATCGTCCCCAAGATTTGGAATTGAACGTTTGTAAAACTAAGCAATTAACCAACCATAGATCATCTGGTGGTGAAGAACTTACTCAGTTACAAACACCCATAGACATGAATTTGGAACGAGCTTTGGAATACATTGCTCAAGATGAATTGGTGGAAGTTACACCTGAATCTATTCGTCTTCGGAAGATGTCTAAGAAATTGGTGAAACGATAATATCTGTAGGGGTGGGGTTTCCCCACCCTGATTCAATTCTTGTTAAAGGATTGTTTTTTTATACATAATTTTTATTAGTTATATGGTGGGTGGCGTTAAGCGACAGCGCAACCCAACAAAGATTTTAATTACAGCGGTTTCCGCTCTTATGAGGTACATCTTAGCCCCCTCATCGCACCCCCCTCAATCCCCCCGCAACGGGGGGAGGAAAAGGATAAACTTTTGATATTGGAGGGGGTTGGGGGTGGGGTTCTTGTACCTCATAACATCGGGAAGTGCTGTATTACGTTTAATAATGTTGAGTAACATAGGTCAACCCAACGTGACGTACTCCACACACTCCCTTTCAGGTGAGTGTGGGCAACGAGCGTGACTCCTCTATGAGGACATTAACTAAGCTTTAAGACCGTGCGCCCCACGGTTCTTTGGTTTTGAGATTTGTTTTTTGTTTTGTAGGCTGCATTTGGAGCATTTAATTGGACTACACCTACTCTCTTATAATAACATAAAATCAATATTTTGTACTCGCAGGGCGAGAAGCAAGCTACGTTTCGTCGCTGTAGCCTTCTTTGTTTTCGCTACGCTCAAATACAATTTGGGCTACGCAACTCAACTCACGCGCATTCATCCCACGCTCCTAAGAGTGAGACGTGGGGCTTCTTGCTGTTAAGCTAAATTTTTTTATTCTAAAAGTATTGTGTTAGCTAACATTTATTAGCAAAAAAAGTATTGGTTAATTTTTTTCTACCACGCTATAGATTGTCATTAAAATTTGGGAATACTGAGAAATAGGATGAAATAACCTCTAGGGATTATGGGAATTCATATATCAAGTAATTATCAGGGTAATAATCACAATGGTAACTTCAAAAAATAAATTATTTACTCCCCAACATGATGGGAATTCCCCAAATACAAAGGAAGAACAACGGCTACAAGCATTATTAAACCTGGATTTACGACAATCGGAAATGATTCCGGTATTTGAAGAAGCTGCTCAAACTGCTGCTCACTTTTTAGAAGTGGAAATTGCGATTTTGGGATTTATTGATCAAAAATTTCATTGGTTCAAATCAGCGGTAGGCTTATCTCGGTTAGGATTAATGAATGATTTGGCTCGTAAACGCCAACTTTTGCGTCGGGAGTCATTTTGCTCTCAGGTAGTAGAAACTTCGCAAAGCTTAGTAATTAATGATATAAGCAAAGAAACGAATTCTTTGATCAAAGATAGTATATTAGTAAGAAATTATGGGATTAGCGCATATTTGGGAGCACCCTTAATTGATGCAAATGGTAACTGCTTAGGTACATTAGCAGTTATGTCTCGCCAACCTCGTAATTTTACAAACCGCGATATTGAGTTTTTACAAATAGTTGCGCGTTGGAGCATGAGTGAATTTGAGCGC
The window above is part of the Dolichospermum sp. DET69 genome. Proteins encoded here:
- a CDS encoding bifunctional (p)ppGpp synthetase/guanosine-3',5'-bis(diphosphate) 3'-pyrophosphohydrolase, with product MLSERFTQALTYAHELHATQKRKAGDIPYITHLLGVASIALEYGANEDEAIAALLHDAIEDQGGAATREEIRRRFGDNVTAIVDGCTDADTTPKPPWKPRKEAYIAHISTASPSVLLVSASDKLHNVRSILKDYRIIGDAVWERFQGGKEGTLWYYRALADAFGQHQITPLVEELARVVSELEVLAAYKK
- a CDS encoding transcriptional regulator yields the protein MVKSLPYHDFLISHLKDPAYAATYLETHLEDDGEEPDSRLIKLALSHVAEALAEQNLTPEQAKLHREQLDQILSQPGNEAIYNLANWLNALGLKLTITMIDQEDNNIINAANNVKITV
- a CDS encoding type II toxin-antitoxin system RelE/ParE family toxin, encoding MEAQPREIQRYIKPDGKIPFDDWFDNLRDIKAQIKINKRLNRVNLGNLGDYRALREGVFELKIDYGSGYRIYFGQIGTTIVLLLCGGDKSTQDQDIHQAIEYWQNYRS
- a CDS encoding type II toxin-antitoxin system VapC family toxin, with product MSVYFLDSSALVKRYVAEIGSGWVVGLCNPTLKNDVFIAAITAVEITAAISRRSRAGTINIQDATIVYHQLKNDIESEYQVIEITESIINSGMKLAEKYCLRGYDAVQLAAAESINTLCIANGLPQLTFVSADKELNIAAVSAGLLVENPNNHSST
- the typA gene encoding translational GTPase TypA yields the protein MTLPIRNVAIIAHVDHGKTTLVDALLKQSGIFREGEDVPDCVMDSNDLERERGITILSKNTAVRYKDTLINIVDTPGHADFGGEVERVLGMVDGCILIVDANEGPMPQTRFVLKKALEKGLRPIVVINKIDRGQVDPHIAVDKVLDLFLELGADEDQCDFKYLFASGMAGFAKETLEEEGVDMQPLFNAILRHVPAPVGDPNKPLQLQVTTLDYSEYLGRIVIGKIHNGTIRAGQQAALVVEDGTIVKGKITKLMGFDGLRRVDMEEATAGYIVAVAGFADAYIGETITDPNNPMALPLIKVDEPTLQMTFWVNDSPFAGQEGKLVTSRQIRDRLYRELETNVALRVEDTDSPDKFLVSGRGELHLGILIETMRREGFEFQVSQPQVIYRTVGGQNCEPFELLALDVPADAVGSCIERLGQRKAEMQDMQPGSGDRTQLEFIVAARGLIGFRGEFMRMTRGEGIMNHSFLDYRPLCGDIEARNKGVLISFEEGVSTSYAMKNCEDRGAFFISEGTKVYKGMIIGEHNRPQDLELNVCKTKQLTNHRSSGGEELTQLQTPIDMNLERALEYIAQDELVEVTPESIRLRKMSKKLVKR